The nucleotide sequence CCGTACTCGTTCGTTCGAAAAAGAAACGCGCGGAACGTCCGGGATACGAAGGCTGGATACAAACTTGgaatacgagagagagagagagagagagagagagagagagagagagagagagagagagagagagagagggagagagagagcgacggcAAAGGCGAAGAGCAACGATCGTGACTCGATAAGAATTGCGCGCGGTAAAAACGAACGGCCGACGAAAGACATGGAAAAAAATTGGAACAACGTAACGAAGAAAAGGTTATACGTATGCACGATACGCGTGTAGATCGCGCGCTTACGAGTGGACGAGCGGTGGAAGTACGTAGCGCGAAGGGTGAATACGAAACGCGAACACGAAGGAACACGAGAACACGACGCATGCTCCGAAGCATTTTCCCAGGGTGATTTCTTCGACGAAGCGAACCTGGCAGACCGTCGTTCGGTCGTTACGAGGATGAATCGGTGATCGGACGTATCGCGAATCGCGAACTACGATATGGAACAGGTGTATCGATTGCTATTAGCGAGTCTTACGGTATCGCGTTCCGTGAAAGTAAGCAGCATCGGTGAttcgaacgatcgatcgaaTTAAACGGTAACGAGAGACGTGTTtgtgcgagtgagagagagagagagagagagagagagagagagagagagagagagagagagagagagagagagagagagagagagtgacacACGGCATCGGTGCACGCGTACACACGCAACGGTCGAGGAAAGAAGTTGTCGAGGGACGAGGGGATCCGTTTGAAAATCATCGCGATAGAATCGTTGGAAGTCGGTTCGATCGAAAGTACGTAATTAAAATTCGATCGAACGTCGAGGTTCCGAACGTTCGATGCGCGAACTAAAGAATATTCGACAGGTAGAGTTATGGCCGGCTGAACGCGATATCCGACGAGAGAGGCGGCGGGTGGCGACCATCTGGATGCGTACAGACGTCGGATAGAGGGGATCCGGGCATCGCTGTAAAACGAATGCGCACCACCTGTAGCTCGATATCTACGCCCGAAAGGTCAACCGCCCCATCGTTCTCGAATTTCTGCCGAAACGAGTAAGCGAACCTTCCGTTTTCTATATTTTCAATGCCGTTAACGCGAAATAGCCGTTCCCGATCAAAGGGAGCGTCGACGATCGTTGCGCGTCGATTCTCCGTGTACTTTGTTGCTCGTTTTATGGAAAAAGAAGCCGACGGTCTTTCGCGAAGCTACGATACGAGCGCGAAAATGGTAAATCTCGTAAAGCTTCGTTCGTATTTACGATCAGCGCGCTCACGCATCTCGTAGAAACGACCATAAAAATTCGACACGGTAAGAAATAGTAGTAGCCGCGTACAGACAGCGGCTGCTGCAACAACCGCCTACCGCTATCGTTGTCGCCATCGATACAACCGCCAACGATAGCGATCGCTGTTGGCGCTGATTGCTGATTGCGATTGGTATTTGTAGTAATTTCGAGCCGTGGGGTTTCACTCTgaaaagaagaaggagaagaaccGAAGCGAGAAGAAAGCGAAGAAATGAGGAATATAGAACGAGAGGTGGGAAAAGAGGAATTGTaacggaagaagaagaagaagaagaataagaagaagaagaagagagtcTGCGTTGTTCCATAGTTGCGACTTTTCCTCGATAAATTAAAATTAGTCCGGGGAACGATGCCCGTTGGCGGATTCGTCGAGATCTAAACGCGTTTCCGTCGTACGCGACGGATAATCGTTGcatcgaaatcgtgtgattcgaatcgaatcgaatcgaatcgacgtTAACGATGACCGAAGGGGCTACGAACAAATGGAGCATCGAGGAACGGGAGAAAATGTTGTCTACCGGAACGTTGGATCAGAAGAAAGACGCTTTTAAAGACGACGAGGAACTTATGAAGGGAACGTCGGAGTTCGTCAAGGGCGTTATAGAAACAGCGTCCACGGAAGCATCGAAAAGGAAACTCTACTCGGAGGTAAACGATCTCGAAAGTACGATACGCGCGATGCTAGCGGTATTTGTCGTCGTATTCCGTCGATCGTTTCATTCTGCTTCGTGTTTCAGGGAAGCGGCGTCCACGAAGGTAAGCGCAACGTTCGAAACGATCgttttcgttgttttcgttattttcgattcgacgctTTCGAAGGAATTACGAGGATAAGATACGGGAAGAGTGTGGAGCAAAGATTCGACGCGTTTCGTAGGAACGCGAAGGAGAGCTagcgaaaaattaaaaattgtgttATGCGTTTGCGCAGGATCCGGACTGAAAGGTACCGACGGTATCGCTGGCTGGAACCATCGTGCACGTGGATTCTGCAACCGAATACTGAACGCGCTCTGCCCGTGCTTGAACAGCAATGGTAAATCGTAGGGTGTTTCAAAGTGTAGTTGTCCCATGCTCGACTCTACGCAAATATCACCCGTCACCGCATCTCCCGATATCGTAGCTTTGCATCGCTCTCGTCGACGAGACTCGTACCCCGACACGATCGTACGATGAACTACGCGAGTCTCGCGTACGTACAGCTTCATCCATGGAGGACGGATTGgaacggatcggatcggatcgaatcgaatcgacccGAGACAACGAACGATCGAATTTATACGTTGTAGCTACGTTTTCTCGGGAATGCGCGGTATTTGAAACGAAAGCGACGCGGAGTACATAGATCGAAGAGGCGAATGGCGGGGACACGACGGAAAACGTTTGGTCGGACAATTAAAGAAACCGAAGGCTACGGTACGGCGTACCCGTGGACGGGTTTTCGATCGATCGGTAAATATAGAGCTTGCACGTTTTCAAGTACGAATAAACGAATAATCGATAAGCACGTTTGATTCTGCGAACGTTGCACGCAGGATACTCGACGAGATCGTATCGCTGTAACATCGTGAACACGGATCGGTTGCGAACCGTGTTTTCTTTCGAGTCGCGAAAATGCATACGACACGTGGCATCGTAGTCGCGAGTCGCGACGATCGACGAAGCGTTGTAAGAAATCGATGTTGCTGAGCGAGTAACGCGCGTAGACACGCATCGTTTAATTTCCCTGACATCGTCTTTGTAGCCGTAGAGCCGTAGTCGTAGCCGTAGTCGTAGCCGTAGTCGTAGCCGTAGCGTAACTCGTAGCTGTAGTCGTAGTTGTGCTCGTAGTTTTAGACGGCGCTGGTAGAGACAGGGAATCTGTGAAATCATCCAGCATGCGTAATCGAGTACCCACGCTTCTCATTGAAAATTCATCGGTGTTCACGGTGCTCGCTCGTTTCATCGACGAATAGACGATATTTTCGAATAGACGAGTACCGATTTAGCTGCCCTATCCGTCTGATACGATCGAGTTGCTTTCATCGATCTCGATACACTCGATCGTTGGTGTTCTCTCGCGTCTCGCGTTACCCGATTCTACGGTGTAAACCGTCGAGCGACGGTCGAACGCGGCGGAAGAGAAACATCGCAGAATTTGCTCGTCGACGAGAATTTCATACGTTTTCGCGCGAAATAGTAGACGCAACGTCGCGCGCACAATGGATAATAAGAGACGCGCGATATTCTAACAAGTTCTATTCTACGTATTCGTGTTAACGATAAGTGGTAAAAAACGATATTTTGCACGTTGAAACGCGTAAAGACAGCGACACGGACATGGACATGGACATGGACGTACCATAGAAATAGACACAGACATACGTGTTTATACATGGATACATATACGTGTAGTAGCGAAGATGCGAAATGTGTACTATCAGTGTATCTGTTCTTTTCGTAGAATTATTCGCCTGGACATCGTACCGGCATCGTTTCACAAGACCTTAGTCGGTCGCTGCCTTCCGGAGTATCGTACATTGCGGTACGTACGCTGCGAACTCGATCGATGCAACGATTCGGCGAAAAGCACGATCGGATGCGACGACGTTCGACGCGTCGGGTATTCGAATACGGCATCGACGTTCGCTCGTTCGACGTTATCGTTTGTCGCGCATGTTTTTACTTTATCGTATCCCGCTTTTTACTTCGAACGGACACGCGATACGGTATACGCGATGAAAGTTTGTTCGAAAAGATTCGATATGTACGCGGTGATGCGTTTCAAGATGCGTCTACGTTTGTTACCGACTCTCTCCTGTTACCGTTGTCCGTAATCCATTCGTGTAACGAACGTTACGTTACAACTCTGTATACGTATACGTACACGTGTACGCGTGTATACGTTGTCGCAAGCTATTGCTCGTTGCGTGGATTACCGCAACGGGAGATGTATGCGCGTAGACGCAGCTTCGGCTCTACATCGAAACGCTCTTTTCGCGCTAAATATCATTTTATCCAGAAGAACAAGCTGTATCGTTGCTTTCTTTCCCCTCGCCTCTTTGAAATTATTCGGTTGATTTCGTCGATATTCCGCTTCTCCTCTTAATAATACAAAAGTACCGATGAAATTGTCACGGGAAACGTCGATATTTATAGGCCTCTCCACCTCAAATGCATCGTGGAGCCGATTATAGATCGATCGCGAATCGTTTTCTACGCGATCGAAGAAAATGATACACAGCCGCTGCTCTATCCTGATCGTGAAAAGCAGGaactacatatatgtatatttatatatgtatagagagagagagagagagagagagagagagagggagagagagagagagagagagagggagagagagagagagggagagagagagagagagagagagggagagagagagagagagaaagagattagATCGTCGCA is from Megalopta genalis isolate 19385.01 chromosome 4, iyMegGena1_principal, whole genome shotgun sequence and encodes:
- the LOC117229431 gene encoding uncharacterized protein LOC117229431 isoform X2, coding for MTEGATNKWSIEEREKMLSTGTLDQKKDAFKDDEELMKGTSEFVKGVIETASTEASKRKLYSEGSGVHEGSGLKGTDGIAGWNHRARGFCNRILNALCPCLNSNGKS
- the LOC117229431 gene encoding uncharacterized protein LOC117229431 isoform X1; this translates as MTEGATNKWSIEEREKMLSTGTLDQKKDAFKDDEELMKGTSEFVKGVIETASTEASKRKLYSEGSGVHEGSGLKGTDGIAGWNHRARGFCNRILNALCPCLNSNELFAWTSYRHRFTRP